CAAAAGGTATCAAGTGGTTAAACAGAACAATTTCCGAGACCTGGACGCTTATCTGAATGGCATGCATTTCCATTGGCATGTGAAATTTTATAGCGATCACTATCGTTTGACGTACTTACACGAAGAAGGCCACGGATCATCAAGtgaaaaacaaattgaCCGGCCAGATTTTGTAATTGGACATTacacaaaaaaattttccaatatCCTCCCCAGatccatttcaaaatgCTCCAGCGTGATCATTGGAGAGCAATCACCACCCGACTATCTCGGCATCACCTCTGTTCCAGAACTGACTGAGGCATTTGCCTGCCAAGGAGCATTAATTCACTATCTAGAGCATATTGaagacaaaagaaaaaggcgTAGGTGAAactgatttattttttagtCCAGATAAAGTTTTTATTGCTTGTCTTATTTGTAGGAGCGGCTTCGCCATATAGAACTCAGACTGTGATTTCTACCGCCGATTCATGGCAACTAATCTGAGTCAAAGTAAACTAAACACAAGCAGTTGTATGAGGTCAATTCAGCGTTCAACTGAGCAATATATGGTGATTTTGTACAAATGGGATATATATCTGCTAAGACCAGCATATGTCACATATCCTATAATTTTTCCATatatttcaattcttcTCTGAAACTAGTTTAATGAATTGCCGTATTTACCGGCCATGTTCACTTTTCTGATTATGCATAGGATGCAGCTATGGGCTCAAACTAtctaaataaaaataattccATGAAGGCATCAATCCAAAATGTTCATCATACATATAAAGtagctttttcaaaatcgttCGACAGATTTTTCGTAAGGTGGGAGCATTAATAATTCTGAGTAGTTTAGTTTGTTGAGGTGTGAAAGCTTATATGGGGAAAAATGCCAATTGTAGCACAGGTCCTAGAATGGTTCACACTTTACTATTCTTCATCCCGGTAGGGGATGTCAAGGCAGTGATTGACACATATAGTTTCATAGTGGTAGTCTGTAATAGTCATACTGTGTGGTTTTGGTTCTATTAATGTGCAAACTTCGAGGGTTTCTTACCGATTTTTTCCTCGTTACTAGCGCCACTTTTTCACCATCTACGGGCAGTGCCGAGCATGCCTTAAGGGAGAAAACATTTATTTTGACATTTATTTCTCCCAATAGCTCCTCTTAAACAACACAACTAGGCTACACACACGCAAACGAATATGAAGAGAACTATCGTATCCTCCCCGAAAGCAAAAGTTTACAAACGGTCTAAATTGGATGTAGAACATGATTTTGAGCAATATCACTCGGTGAACAAGATATACTATCCGCATCCGATCACTAGGAAGGGTGCAAATCAATTTAACAATAAATCCAGAGCTAAACCCATGGAAATGCTGGAAGGACTGCAGAAGAAACACAATATGTCATTTGAAGGTGTCAACACTGTTATGCATTGGTTTAGGAACGATTTACGTTTACACGACAATGTAGGACTGTACAACAGTGTTGAACTATTCCAGcaattgaaacaaaaaaatgaaagcgCCAAATTATGCGCCGTCtatattatcaatgaagatgattgGAAAGCTCATATGGATAGTGGGTGGAAACTAAAGTTTATTGTAGAGGCATTGAAGAGTTTGCAGAAATCCCTAGCCGAATTACATATCCCTCTTTTTGTGTGGGAGTTTCATCCACCCAAAGGGACTTTATCCGACTCGAAAAAGTTTgttgaatatttcaaagaaaaatgtatGCAGTTAAGTTCAGGAAAAGGTGTGATAATCACTGCTAATACCGAATATCAAACTGATGAACTGTACCGTGATATTAGGTTATCTGAGAATGAAGACCAAAGACTGCAATTGAATTTCTACCATGACTCTTGCATCGTTGCTCCTGGCTTACTCACCACAGGCAAAGGCACTAACTATGCCGTATTTACGCCATGGTATAAAAAATGGGTGTTATATGTAAACAAGCACAAAAATAGTAGCTCTGAAATCTGTCGTATCCATCAAATCGAATCATTGAAATACAATGAAACGTTTAAGCTAGAACCATTCCAGTATTCGTTACCGGAAGAATTTGTTCAGTATATACCTAAGTCAAGATGGTGCCTACCAGATGCTTCCGAGGAGGCGGCTTCGTCTAGGTTAAGTGACTTCCTTAGAACGAAAGGCTCCaaatataataatgaaaaggacATGCTTTCTTTGAGTGGAACTTCCGGGCTTAGTGTATACATAACCACTGGTATGATCAGTACGAGATTTATAGTCAACCAATCTTTCCAAGCATgcaatggtcaaattatGTCAAAGGGACTCAAGGATAATTCCTCTATCcagaatttcatcaaagaaGTTGCGTGGAGAGATTTTTACAGGCATTGTATGTGCAATTGGCCGTACACATCTATGGGAATGCCTTATAGATTAGATACTGTGGACATAAAGTGGGAGAATGATCCTGTAACGTTTGAAAGATGGTGTATTGGCAATACGGGTATTCCTATAGTGGATGCCATAATGAGAAAATTATTATACACGGGTTACATCAACAACAGATCTAGAATGATCACAgcctcttttctttccaaaaatttactAATAGATTGGAGATGGGGCGAACGCTGGTTCATGAAGCATCTGATAGATGGCGATTCGTCGTCAAATACCGGTGGCTGGGGATTTTGTTCCAGTACGGGAATTGATGCTCAACCATACTTCAGAGTTTTCAATATGGATATacaaacaaagaaatatgACCCAGAGATGGTTTTTGTCAAGAAGTGGGTACCCGAACTGTGCTCTTCTGAAAGTGAACACCCAACAAATTATCCAGATCCCTTAGTTGATTTAAAGCGCAGTAGGGAGCGCGCTTTAGAGGTTTATAAAAGTGCAATGTGAGAGCGAGAGTGTAACTTTCTCAGATATAGTCGGTGCCTACGATAAGCTTGATCTTCTTAAATACTTGAACAATTTTACACAAGTGATTTGTTATAGGTATTGATATTTAAAAATATGCGAGACTTtaaagatttttttattagaCAACATCCGTGTACTTCGCATATTGAACATACACTTAGAACGTTGATCAAGCCCACCATCATCATGAAAACATAACCCACTTTAATTGTCGCGTTGGGAATCGTCATTTCATTCGGAGCTGGTACATAGCCCTTTTGCTGAGGACCCTTTATAGTTTTAGTCAAGATCGGCCATACTCTATTTACTGCGATGATCTATTTGTTGGATAAGTTATATTTTAAGTGCTCAGGACAACATCTTGTTTATATTCACCGCTAGATTATGTGCGGCATGGTATTTAGGTAAGACTTGAGtatattgagaatataTAGGTGGTGTGGGGAGAAAGAAGGTAGGGGATTCGAATATCAGACAGGAACCAATGGTTTTTACCTGGCTTTCTAGAAAGTTGTATGCAAGTGATTGTCagttcaatgaaaaaaagaaaaagagagcTTAATCAAATTATCCATAACAACAGCTCGGTTATGGAGATTAGGTTTTAGCAGAATATAATAAAACTTTAACAATTGGTACTTTGAGTTAAGTGCTGAATGCAAGGTAAAATGAGTATGTAGCTCCATTACCGCgaaataacaaaaaaaggacTGGGTATAAtacattcaaagaaaagatctaTAAGAAATGTTATTTAAAAATTCTATAAATTACTATCAGGAAGCGGGAAAGGATCAGTCAAAGCCAGCTTCTGGTGGACAAACGGCCTTAAATTGAATGGCAGAACAATAGTTTGGCAATGTATCATCCTTACCGAAAATGTTGACAGTTGGAGTGCTTAAGATAACAGAAGCAAAACTTGGGTAACATGACGCAACTTGAACACCATAATCAGTAGCGTTTAGGAATTGGTTAACTAAACCGGTTATGGAAGAAGAGTTGACAGCAGTATTAGCCCAAGAGTTGTATTCGATTTCACCACTAACAGTGTTAGCAAAAGGAACCATAGCATCACCGATGGATTGGGGATTACACGTCTTTATGTTGGTGGTTAAAATGAGTGGAGAGAAGTTCTTGGTCTCATTACTACCAATAGTGGTCAATTTTGGAAGGAATCTTGTCTCCTGGCCCAAATATCTTGCCCAAGCATCGCCAGCACTTTCGGTTAAAGCGTCAGCACCAACAAACGTAGATTGACCCAAAAATGTTCCGTTTTGTCCGACGACTTCAATAACATAAGTACCACAGTGTGGTCCATGTAAGCCAGCGCAAGTGACGTTGGTCAAATCAAATCTGGCGGCAATTGCAACAGAAACTAGAACGCTAAAGAAGGTAACAATATTTAGAAAACTCATGATGTATTTGTTATTCTTGGTGATGAGTTGAGAGCAAACTTATCCAGAAGCACtgattcttctttttagaATGGAATTTGCGACACTTATATACgaaaataatattcttTCATCTTGTACTTCCTGATGAGCATATTCACCTTTTTCTAGCATTGAGTATAGGAATCTGGAATATATTTTCAGATTCGCAACCTCAGCGGTTATTAGCAAAGATAGTGTTGACCCGCAGGGTATAGGTCTCCAAAAAGCGATACTGCTTACCTTTTTCGTAAAACTTCGAGGACCCGGTGTGCATGAAATTACAACCTTCCGTTCCAGAAATAGAAGTAACAGTAACTCAAGCACCTATTTAGGAAAATCAACCATGAAAATTCCAtgaaaaaacttttcaGGTTACACTGAAATGAATTAAGCTACAGCATGTGACGGCTCTTACAGTATCATGCAGCACCTTTTTGACTGATCAAAAGCTGGCATACCCTAAGGATCTTTAAAAACTATTGTACGGCCCATTAGTTAATATGTTTTTTTAAGTTCAAAACGTTGACACACAGCCCGTGAGCACTTATTTTTGTCAAGCTGTGGACTACTTGTTGAAAtaaatctaaaaaaaatgtatgTTTCTTACGATAGCAGAATTAATTTTGAACAGCGTAATGCGAATGCAACAAGATGCGTATATAATCGTTGCGTCACAGGAGGCACCTCTTTCAACATGTAAGGTGGTTTGGGTGCACTGGCTGAAATACTCTTTCTGCTGTGCATAAAGCTAGCTTCAATTGAGCGGTCAACTGGACTAGGGCGGCGAGAatcagcaacaacaatatcCAGTGTTTATAATAGCGTCACTATTAGGTAGATACACTATTTGAAACTTTAGACGATCTTTTAGACTCCAAAGGGAAGAATCACTTGCCTGTGCACTCATATTATATGTCCAATTACTGTATATCatattaatttttctatCACAGTACGGAGATATTGTAAAATTATTCCATATGATACAAGAGTGTATAAAATATGTCGTAAATAATAAGGATTATTTTACAAGCACATGCTATAATCGCTATTATTTATACTCTCTTGCAGGATGAAAGAACAGGGTTTCTCCGTTTATGAAAGCCTCATTGAAGAACATAAAATGAGAGAGATAATAAtcaaaacaagaaagatgATAGATTAAGTCGGTCTCCAGAGTCCCTTTTTTTCGTGATTATTTCGGAGGACTAGTGATGCTACTTGCAATTTCGGTGGATGATAGTGTTTCGTATTGTGAAGATTCTGAATAGGAGGTCCAACTTACGATATATAAGTTTCCTGCTCCAATGACCACCAGGCGTATACACCCATGTACTGGGTACCCGAGAGCTGGAGTAGCACTTGGGAGAGTATCAgaataatttcaatatctCTTCCCctattattgaaaattgcCTGAGCTATAGAAACTTCGTGGTCTTCTAAATCATGGACAACACATGCATCGACGAGAAAAGCACGTCTCAAAACGAATCCTTCATCTGTTTTTATAATACTTAGAAGGCAACGATCCTTAGCAGTAGTCACAAAATTAGAAATGTCTGCCGATATGTTGAATACTCCACAACCAACTGGTAACAGAGTGACAATTACCTTGAACAGTCAAATATATAGCCTTCATGATTGAAGCTGTATTTtccatcaaattttttatcaatcGCATCCACGATTTTTCAGCAGGTGACTGGGAAGAGGTGAGAccagaatcaaaaaataataggaATTGGACTTCTGGGATAGTTTTCTTACCAGAGTTGCCACCCAAAATGGCAGCATTTTTCCTGCATGGTGAGCAACAAGGTGGTACGTTAAGACCTAGGTAGGTACGTCATGTGCTTCTTTCCTACAGCGAAAAGTTCCGAAGTTTTATTGCCAAAAATTCGATCGATAATAAACAAACATAACGGAAGAAGGAAATAGAGTTGAGTTGATAACTACAACGCATCTATGAACGAATactaaagaaaatatatatttttctgaAAACCCCAGAAAAAACCTAAcgttctttttcattttccccTTTAAATAGCAAACTTTGGATTGAGCTACATATATTTTATGGAGAACTATCGATAAAGACACAAAAAAAGTACTCCTTCAAAATTAATAGCTTTATTTCTGTCCATAGGCTCTTGTGGCGTAGGTACCGTTCTGAACAATTACGTCCTGTGGACGGTagtcaaattttttggagaaGTAACTGTTCAAGATGTTCTTTACACCCTGAGCGTATCTCTTTTGAGCGTCCAAGGACGTACCACTAATGTGAACCGTCATTGCATTTCCTACGTGGTCCTTGTTGTCCATGGTTCTCCAGGGATGATCCTTAGGCGCTGGTTGTTTGTCCCAGACATCACCACCGTAGCCCGCCAATTTGCCAGACTTTACGGCCTCAGCAACATCTTCGGCGATGCAAATGGCACCTCTGGCGGTGTTCACCAGATATGCACCGTCCTTCATGTGGGAAATGAGCTCTTTGTTGAACAAACCCCTGGAATCCCCATGCAATGGGCAGTTGATGGTGACAACGTCCGACTGGGCAACCATATCCTCTAATTTTTCCACTCTTTGGACAATGTCGCCTCTACCGTTGAAAAGCCTACCAGCCTCGTTCAATCGGTTGATCGCTTCGGCAGGTAGTTCTTGATAGTCATAATAAAGCAGCTTCTTAGGATTGAATGCGACCAATCTTTCGAGAACCCTGTATCCAATTCTACCGGCACCCACAGTTGAGATAACTTTGTCTTCTAGGTCATATTCGTTCTTGGCTACGCCGGCGATGTCCCACTCGCCATTAATTGCCTGATGGTGGCCTCCATTGTAGTTTCTTATCAAAACCAAGATCGTGGTCATAACGTGCTCTGCGACAGAGACAACATTGGAGCCAGTGACTTCGGTCACCgtgatttttctttcattggCGGCTTCTAAATCGACATGATCGGATCCGACACCAGCGGTGATACAAAGCTTCAAGTTAGGTGCTTCGGCAATCCTGGTTCTCGAGATGTAGGCCGGGAAGAAGGGCGTAGTAATGACGATTTCGGCATCTTTCAGTTCTCTGTCCACCGTTGAGTGTGGCTCAGGATCCTTGTCAGTGGTAGTGATTAATTCATATCCCTGctcttcaatgaaatttctgaTGCCAAGCTCGTTTTCAATACACCCCAAtagtttttcttgctcttcaGCATGCTTACCGCCTTCGTAAAGGACTAGCAAAATCTTTCCCTTTGTCATTATGAATCAGCGAATTTTCAGTTCAAGTGTGCAGAGGTTATATGACTACTGCTGTTCTGAATGGATAAAATAAGATGAGAAATACAAGATAAAGATGTACATGTATAAGACATAAATCTACACCATTAAAGACCTGTTAAAAGTGCCAAGCTGGTGTCTTTTTATATGCAAAATTATTGATTGACGATGCAGAATAGCTTCCCCAACTTTGGTTAACAAATGAAATCCCAAGAAAGGTATTATAGCGTCAGATACTCTATTACTGGCATTACTTTTTGGTTCGGAGTCCGTCCGTCGGTAGTTTCCTAGTGAGGATATCGCCGGTCGCCCCAAAAAAAGGGACAAATAGTCACTTACGCAAAgctctttctttaaaaaacaatccaacataaaaaaagaaactggGGTTGAAACTTAGCGGGTCTACTCCTGAACGTCGACAAGAATGGATAATTGTCGGCTTGTGGTTTTCTTGCGAAAGATGGTGAAAGGAGGTGCAAGAGTGTGCCGCTTCTGGAATAAACGGACAATATGGATATATCTCAACCCGCTACCGAGGTTATGTAAAACTCTTGTTTTATACAGCTGAGGACCTGTCTAAATCGCTGCGCTTTTTGTTTCTGCTTTTCTGTTGAAGAGGTTTTGATATTTCCCATAGATGTTGCTATTTTTTGGCAACTACTTTGACTTTTCTATAAGCAGCGCATAATGTTAAGGCTTAGCCGATGTAACCTTCATGAGATGATTGTCACTAAAAAAGGCAATGAAAAGTCAGAATTGGAACTCACATTACCTCTTCCATCAGCAGCACTAGGCAGTGTTACGAGGTGGATGCTAGTCTGTACGAAAGATGGCGCAAACGTTTGTTGAGAGTTTATTCTTTTAGAAGCCACCGCGCAGCAATGCTAATGGCTAATCGCACTAGTGATAACCACTTTCTGGCACCATGTTAACATGTAGCCGCTTCAGACAAAAATGAGATATTGTAAGCAGCCAGCCGCAGTGAATTGCGCGAAAATGACTGGGGTGCAACtttgccaagaaaaaaacaaaagaccaaaaaaaagaaacgtgCCCCTTTAGTATTAAACATACGAGATATtgggaaaatgaaacaaagaagCCTGCAGCTTCAACCCTCGAAGAATTCAACCGCCGCTCTCTTGAATAAGTAATGAATTTTCATCGCCGGAGTGTATCCGTCACCATAGGTGTACTGCTGATTGTGGTGCTTTGCTTTTGCTGGAAAATATTTGGATCTTACGGTGCAATATCAACGGAACTACCACGTAATGTGTCTGCCATCAAAGCTGCAGGCGCAGGTGCGCCTGTTATACGATGGGACAACTACGAAGAGTTTGTTAGAGACATTGATTTCGAGAACAGCACAGCCGTCTTCAATTCCATCCGTGCTGCCTTGAGACAATCTCCATCTGATATCCATCCAGTCGGCGTGTCTTATTTCCCCGCTGTGATTCCCAAGGGCACTCTAATGTACCATGCCGGATCAAAGGTACCAACTACTTTTGAGTGGTTAGCCATGGACCACGAGTTCAGTTACTCTTTTGGCTTGAGATCCCCATCCTATGGAAGAAAGTCTTTGGAAAGAAGGCGCGGAAGACCCGGTAATGGTACACATGGTGATCGTCCAAAAGGAACACCGCCAAACGAACACGACCGGAGTTCACAAATTATGCTCACTTATAGAGCGGTACGGGACCTAAACAAATTTCTCTACCTTGACGGTGCTTCTGCTGCGAAGACAGACTCGGGAGAAATGGACACGCAGCTAATGCTGTCCAATGTtattaagaaaaaattgaatcttccggatgatgatgaaaacggGCGTATGGCAGAGCGACTCTATGCCTCCAGGATATGTAAGTGGGGGAAACCACTTGGGCTCGATGGCATTATCAGGGTAGAGGTTGGCTTTGAGGTTATTTTGTGTGATTTTGCGGCTGATAATGTCGAGCTCGTGTCCAATATAGAAATGGTCTATCCGAATCAGTACCTAGGCTTGCCGTCGCCTACAGTAATTTCAAAGGAAGAGGGCTGGCCACTAGATGAAGACGGAAAGTTGCTTGAAGATCACTTAACAGATGACCAAAAAGCGATTCTTGAAAGGGAAGATGGATGGGAGCAAGTTTTGTCTGGCTTCAACGCTGCCAAGAGCTTTAATTGGTTGAGGGCGGGTGCGGCACATGATCATGGGGAGCATCGAATCCATCTTGATTACAGGCACTTTGTGAGTGGAATAAACAGGACTTATATTACTCCTGATCCTAATAACCGAAGATTACTCAGTGATGGAATGACATGGGAAAAGCAATTGGAGATGGTTAATGATCTAGAGAAAGTATTGGAAGTGGGGTTTGATGCCACCCAAAGCATGGATTGGCAGCTAGCGTTGGACGAACTTGTTACTAAGTTTGCGCCATTGCTGAAATCTATTAGTAATATTCTAAACACCGATGGTGATATTAACGAGTCAGTCGCAATCAATACAACAGCACTCACTTTGAACTTTTGTCTAAGATTCGAGGCCACAACGAATACCAGCGATCAATTCGGTACTGGAAAGAACTTTGCCCTCTACCAATATGTGAGTCCATATCAGGATTTGAAGACCGACGCAGATTTTCTGATTTGGTCATCCACCGTCAAAGTTGTTAGAGAAATCGTTGATGTCATTTATCAAGTTAATGAGTTACTGGTCCCCGAAgttcattcaattttgaGGGATAACAAAACATCCAGTGACCTAGCAGAACACGTTGGAACTGCTCGCTCCGCTGTTGATGACTTGATCGAGTCTCTGGGGTGGATTGAGTTGAACTACCGCTGTGAGAGACAGTGTAATTGGGATGAAGTCTGCTATACTCCTTCGTGGGGTCCATCCCCAATGGGCATGACAGACCCTGGGTCACATGACGGGGGATTTGGGACGCACTTTGACGAATCTCGCCAGAGGCTGGTTATTGACAGCGACCTGCAATGCATTAGCGTAAACAATTTGCTAGCAAATCACAAATTTTAGAGCTACTCCATGACAAGAGGCATCAGGGTGACTCAAGCGAGTGCGATCTTTGGCTGATTTAGCGAGCGTTTTGATATTTGAAGTTCagattgaaagaaaaacaggCATTAGCGTCTGCCTCGAGAGAGTAATTTCAAAGGGCGCAGTTAAAAGCAATTGAATGggagaaaaataaacgaCTTGAGAACTTTTGGAAgacaataatattattttcagcGATATCTGTCGCGATTAATAAGATATGTACATCTTGTTGCATATGTCattgtcttcttttgaagtCATTAGAAGTTCACGGTATATCTAGTCATCGTAGCTGGACCGCAATATGAAGCATTTCAAGGATTCACGCGCTGCTATAGttatttcaacaaaaaaatttatcataTATAGAGTGTGGGTATAGTAATCTGGTGTCTTTAGGGTGCCCACtcagaatttttctttgattcaaatttttgctGAGATAAGGGCAATTTCATGTGatccagaagaagaaactatATACAGTGAAGACAATAAGTAATGGATCCGAGATTTTGGGACACAGGATTACTACAAGTTCCCGATTCAACACGAAAGATGTGAAGACGGCACCCGTAAGAAGTTTTCAGGGAGTTTTAGGCTCATGCTAGGTCGCTTGTTCTGTGCGTGGGGTATTGGGTGAGGGACTCGATGCCGGTGTTGGTGCTAACATTGAGTTTAAAAGTAAAGACAGAAACGGTTCAGATATGGCTGTCATTGGTTTTTATCCAATTTTACTGGGATCAAGTAGCTATATGAAGAGTAAGAATATTGAATAAGATACAAAAGATCCAGGAAAATGgtttatgaaaaaaaaatcaacgaGAAGCAATGTGCCAATAATGTCTCAGAAAGATATATCCTTATCCGGGAGTTTGTATGTAATATCAAGAATGTACTGGAACAACTGTCAACTATCGTCCATTGAATACTGGTGTAGCAGATGAAAATTATTGTATAAGAATGGATTACGTCTCTTGAGGAAATGCAGTGCTATGTACGTTGGTGATATGGAGGAGTACGGTTAATGAAGGGCAGTAGTTGGATCCTATAAGAGTAATAATGATTAGTAAAGGTTAGTGATGATTAGTGATGATAAGTGAGTATTTcatgaaaagttgaaaatagtgagaaaatataaaatggagAGATTAGTTATGGGAAAATGAGAGTAATGGTATTATATAGTAGCGTCCGTATGGATATATGAAAACATTGTAGTTTATTTTAAGGTGGCATTAAAAGTAAGAGAATGTGTCAATTGGCAGGATGATGGTAATATTCATGTTCCGTGTGTGATTATGGTCATATTGAATATTGTAGGGCAGGCCGTTGCGGAGTGGAAGTTGTAGTGGTATATTCAATAGCGTCCGTGTACGTATGTAGTTATATCATAGTATAGCGCATGGAGTGGTGATATTGAAAGTACAGGAACCTTGAACTTGGACTGATATGGTAATTATTTATGTTCTTGTGACGAGTGAGTAGCATGCGGAGGATGTACAAGAGGAAAGGCGGTAATGGTAGAGAAAGAGTATGATGATAAGTAATGGAATTGAGTAGAGATTAAAGTGATTGTATTCGTTTATGTAGCAcccgtgtgcgtatgtgCTGGTGTTATGttaagaatatattgagaatactgTAATGGCGGTTTATTGaggtgatgatattgtgtaTTCTATGTTAGCAATGATATGCTGATGGGAGCAGTATTTATACATTGTTGCGTTCGTGTGAATATTTATATGTTAGTATACTTATAGCTGTAGTATGACAGGTGAAGTAGCAGTGAGTAGAGTCAATGCCAGTGAATATGCATTGAGGTGATGAGAGTAGTATGATATTGGAAAGTAGAGGGCACGGGGGTGACGTGATGGTGGTGACGCGATGGTGATTGTATGTTGTTCATGTTAGCAATGGCATTATGTAGAAGCTGATATATGGTCAAGGTGTTAGAGTATGGAAGTAATGAGTGCACTTGTATGGTCCACAAGGATGTGTGATTGATTATGGATAGTAGATGTGACAGAAATAGGTAGGGTCAATAAGTAAAACAGGGTATAAATTACTGAGGTGAGTGTCATATATAGTGATGAGAAGTGGTGTAGCAGTATTCTGTAGCGTCCGTGTGAGTATGTGCTGAATA
The DNA window shown above is from Saccharomyces kudriavzevii IFO 1802 strain IFO1802 genome assembly, chromosome: 15 and carries:
- the SKDI15G5210 gene encoding uncharacterized protein (similar to Saccharomyces cerevisiae YOR387C), with amino-acid sequence MSFLNIVTFFSVLVSVAIAARFDLTNVTCAGLHGPHCGTYVIEVVGQNGTFLGQSTFVGADALTESAGDAWARYLGQETRFLPKLTTIGSNETKNFSPLILTTNIKTCNPQSIGDAMVPFANTVSGEIEYNSWANTAVNSSSITGLVNQFLNATDYGVQVASCYPSFASVILSTPTVNIFGKDDTLPNYCSAIQFKAVCPPEAGFD
- the PHR1 gene encoding deoxyribodipyrimidine photo-lyase PHR1 (similar to Saccharomyces cerevisiae PHR1 (YOR386W)) translates to MKRTIVSSPKAKVYKRSKLDVEHDFEQYHSVNKIYYPHPITRKGANQFNNKSRAKPMEMLEGLQKKHNMSFEGVNTVMHWFRNDLRLHDNVGLYNSVELFQQLKQKNESAKLCAVYIINEDDWKAHMDSGWKLKFIVEALKSLQKSLAELHIPLFVWEFHPPKGTLSDSKKFVEYFKEKCMQLSSGKGVIITANTEYQTDELYRDIRLSENEDQRLQLNFYHDSCIVAPGLLTTGKGTNYAVFTPWYKKWVLYVNKHKNSSSEICRIHQIESLKYNETFKLEPFQYSLPEEFVQYIPKSRWCLPDASEEAASSRLSDFLRTKGSKYNNEKDMLSLSGTSGLSVYITTGMISTRFIVNQSFQACNGQIMSKGLKDNSSIQNFIKEVAWRDFYRHCMCNWPYTSMGMPYRLDTVDIKWENDPVTFERWCIGNTGIPIVDAIMRKLLYTGYINNRSRMITASFLSKNLLIDWRWGERWFMKHLIDGDSSSNTGGWGFCSSTGIDAQPYFRVFNMDIQTKKYDPEMVFVKKWVPELCSSESEHPTNYPDPLVDLKRSRERALEVYKSAM
- the SKDI15G5230 gene encoding uncharacterized protein yields the protein MNFHRRSVSVTIGVLLIVVLCFCWKIFGSYGAISTELPRNVSAIKAAGAGAPVIRWDNYEEFVRDIDFENSTAVFNSIRAALRQSPSDIHPVGVSYFPAVIPKGTLMYHAGSKVPTTFEWLAMDHEFSYSFGLRSPSYGRKSLERRRGRPGNGTHGDRPKGTPPNEHDRSSQIMLTYRAVRDLNKFLYLDGASAAKTDSGEMDTQLMLSNVIKKKLNLPDDDENGRMAERLYASRICKWGKPLGLDGIIRVEVGFEVILCDFAADNVELVSNIEMVYPNQYLGLPSPTVISKEEGWPLDEDGKLLEDHLTDDQKAILEREDGWEQVLSGFNAAKSFNWLRAGAAHDHGEHRIHLDYRHFVSGINRTYITPDPNNRRLLSDGMTWEKQLEMVNDLEKVLEVGFDATQSMDWQLALDELVTKFAPLLKSISNILNTDGDINESVAINTTALTLNFCLRFEATTNTSDQFGTGKNFALYQYVSPYQDLKTDADFLIWSSTVKVVREIVDVIYQVNELLVPEVHSILRDNKTSSDLAEHVGTARSAVDDLIESLGWIELNYRCERQCNWDEVCYTPSWGPSPMGMTDPGSHDGGFGTHFDESRQRLVIDSDLQCISVNNLLANHKF
- the FDH1 gene encoding formate dehydrogenase (NAD+); this encodes MTKGKILLVLYEGGKHAEEQEKLLGCIENELGIRNFIEEQGYELITTTDKDPEPHSTVDRELKDAEIVITTPFFPAYISRTRIAEAPNLKLCITAGVGSDHVDLEAANERKITVTEVTGSNVVSVAEHVMTTILVLIRNYNGGHHQAINGEWDIAGVAKNEYDLEDKVISTVGAGRIGYRVLERLVAFNPKKLLYYDYQELPAEAINRLNEAGRLFNGRGDIVQRVEKLEDMVAQSDVVTINCPLHGDSRGLFNKELISHMKDGAYLVNTARGAICIAEDVAEAVKSGKLAGYGGDVWDKQPAPKDHPWRTMDNKDHVGNAMTVHISGTSLDAQKRYAQGVKNILNSYFSKKFDYRPQDVIVQNGTYATRAYGQK